DNA from Actinomyces sp. oral taxon 897:
AGGGTGGGCGCGTCCTCGTCGAGGAGTACCTGGACGGCCCCGAGGTCTCCCTGTTCTGCGTGTGCGACGGCGCCACCGTCCGCCCGCTGGCCCCCGCCCAGGACTACAAGCGTGTCGGGGACGGCGACGTCGGCCCCAACACCGGCGGCATGGGCTCCTACTCGCCGCTGACCTGGGCCCCGGCCGACCTGGCCGAGCAGGTGGTGCGTGAGGTCGCCCAGCCGGTCGTGGACGAGATGGCCCGCCGCGGCACCTCCTTCACCGGCCTGCTCTACTGCGGGCTGGCCCTGACCGGCAAGGGGCTGCGGGTGGTGGAGTTCAACGTCCGCTTCGGCGACCCCGAGACCCAGGTGGTCCTGGCCCGCCTGACCTCCTCCCTGGCCCAGCTCCTCCACGCCGCCGCCACCGGGCGCCTGGCCGAGGTCCCCGCCCCCACCTGGAGGCCCGAGGCCGCCGTCGACGTCGTCCTGGCCGCCCCCGGCTACCCTGGCGCCGTCACCACCGGCGGGCTCCTGACCGGCCTGGACGCCGCCGAGGAGGTGGAGGGCGTCCACGTCCTGCACGCCGGCACCGGGTTCAGTGACGACGGCGAGCTCGTGGCCACCGGCGGACGGGTCCTGTCCGTCGTGGCCCTGGGTGACGACGTCCAGGCCGCCCGGGAGCGCGCCTACCAGGCCGTGGGGCGCCTGGGCCTGCCCGGCTCCCACTACCGCACCGACATCGCCGCAGGGCGCTGACCCGTGGGCCGGTCAGCGCCCCGGGAGCTGCCGGAGGCTCCCGGGGCGACCCGCCCGAGGCCGCCGTGGGCCCGGGT
Protein-coding regions in this window:
- the purD gene encoding phosphoribosylamine--glycine ligase; protein product: MKILLLGSGAREHALARALVNAPETTELVVAPGNPGTAMIATNFAIDPTSPVEAVELATQMGADLVVVGPEAPLVAGVADAVRQAGVPVFGPGAAAARLEGSKAFAKEVMAAAGVPTATAVVCSTPEELAAALDRFGAPYVVKDDGLAAGKGVVVTSERDAALAHGRSCLARQGGRVLVEEYLDGPEVSLFCVCDGATVRPLAPAQDYKRVGDGDVGPNTGGMGSYSPLTWAPADLAEQVVREVAQPVVDEMARRGTSFTGLLYCGLALTGKGLRVVEFNVRFGDPETQVVLARLTSSLAQLLHAAATGRLAEVPAPTWRPEAAVDVVLAAPGYPGAVTTGGLLTGLDAAEEVEGVHVLHAGTGFSDDGELVATGGRVLSVVALGDDVQAARERAYQAVGRLGLPGSHYRTDIAAGR